The DNA window AATAATTGCTGCTGCCTTCATGACATAAATAATGTCACCAAACTATATTTTGGTTCAAATAAAGCTATATTAAGCCTGTTTAAATCACAAAAGTCGAAATGTTGATACAGCATTTAATGCCAATATGTTATAAACGTATTTTCTTGGTTttagtttgaaaaatgaaatcaccccggaaaaaaacacaaattctcTCAAACTTACTTTTCCATCATCAGTAAACGACCAACGCCTACTAATAAGACGCTTGGTAAGTAAACAAAAGTCAACCGGATTGTACTTTTAGTCGATTTTGATCCTGCCAAGATTGCATCTTTCATTTGTATTCTTCGCGAGGTCCACATTTAATGCGAACTAAACCTATTTTTGTCCGTTTCCGGTTCGGTTTGGCGAGAACGTTTTCTTAGGTTCGAAGTTTGCATGGAAGAAAAAGTCATGTCATCagttaataatatataataaactcTGATTGTTAACAAAAGTGGTATTTCAGTAATCCTATTTAGTTGCAAGTTGTCTCCACTTGTAAGCTATTGCGTGTCGTTATATTCGCttattgagaagaaaaaaaattgaggccCGTCTTTTGAATTACATTTTGCAAACACCAATTTTCCACTTTGTCTCGAAAAAGTTTAATggagtaaatatttttaaaaatacatataactTCCCTTATAATTTAGTTTATTGTCAGACATGAAAACCAAATAATTGCATATGTAATAGAGTGTTATTATGCTCACAGAATAAAGCAGATCTGATGaaaacatacacaaaaaaatgttctaatACAGTACAAGaactattaactcattgcctccTATTGGCAACAATAGACATTAAATTCATTACAAAAAACTGGCAGGATGCCTTTCTCTTTATCATttcgtgccattgacggcgtagGAAGTCCAATTTATTTAGACTTTGAGGGCCCTTCATCAATTTGcgactcccagtcaaaattggacgtcttgcgctgtcaatggcaatcgATGAGGGAAAGCTGCAAATCAGTGTGAACACTCATTGTCAAAAGTAATTTTGCACCAATGCCATTTTTTGGTTTCTcataacccttttttttttaaatagtaaatatatttttccttttagtgttaaattactgcatactcaaatgtaaaataattgctATCATGGCTTGGCCAAACATTTCCTAGCAACCTttcatattgatattttttattctatAACAATTTTAGCCTTGATTAAATgtctcatgtaaaaaaaataaaaaagtaaaataaaataaaaaacagaaaaatatgctgttttttaatcttcatttaCATTTGTCCTCCTAGCATCTAGCTTCTACTCCTGGATATTTTTGTAAAGTTTTGAAAGGCAAACATTAACATGAAACATTACCATAACGATGAAGTAATTCCAAGACAACCAAAACTGAAATCGTGGGTTGACTCTATACAGTGATCCAACTTTTTTCAGTCCTAAACAAACAATAGACATGTGACAATCAACATGACATGTTTTTGTATAATTATATCTGTCATTTGGCAAGCGACGAAACAATTTGTGTACAGGATTTGCCAGGCGTTCTTTGTGAAATACTGAGCCAAGTGTGGGACAGTGAAAGTCGAGCCCCTTTTTTCACTACTCTTACTAAAGCCTTTGGAATTTCATTAATCTGCGTGGGTGGGTGTACGCGCCACATCTAAGCTCAAGATAGCCACTGTCGCTGCGCAACGTTGAAATCAAGAGTATACTCGCGATGCGAGAGTATACATTCCACAATGTGTATTATTATGACTGTAGTTTAGAGTAGTAATGTCCCCATCTGAGTCTAAGTCTCGGATAGTGTTGGATTTTGTCACAAGATTGGATTCGAACCAGTAGTCGCGACAGCTTTCAGTgtaaaatttgtattttttgagtAGGTAACAGCAGGGCTTACtttgatataaaaaatatgaCCTGTCATTTACTGGTTTGGGTCGGTATCGGCAAAACACAccttcaaaaaaatgtcatcccaACAGAAGTTTTCTCACATGCTAAGGTACAATTGGTCATCAATAACGATGCATTACTACGACTAAGGTATGACAGGTCAGGGAAAGTGTGACAttcctcaaaatggattggacgcctagcctTGTCAATGACACGAGTTAACAAGAAAGTGACTTGAAAATGCCTCAATGTTAATAGcaagtgagcaaaaatcccaccCATGGCAGACATAGCCAAAAAAATCCCCACTCTCAGTAATCAATCCATTTTCTAGTGGGTTCAAATGAATTCAGTTTTGCTTTGTcgctttttttgttgtcatgCTTCTCTGCACCCAAGCCGTTTCCCCTAAATCGACTAACTCCTCCTACCAAAGGAGTGCAGCAGCAGAAGAGCAAATGCCAGGAGCACAAAGGACAGGAATCGCTTTCAAGCAAGTCAGATTTCGATACACTTTCTCTGGGAGAATTTTGAactcatttcttttttgttcCTTGTCACGTCTACTTTCTTTTCGTTTGTCCGGGGTGTGTTCTTAAAAGGGAGTTCCATTCAAATCGCTTTGTTCGGCGGCGGTAGAAGGTAATGACCTCACTCCACCAACAGCTTGAAACACAACACGCATTCTCACTGCCGTCTTGGATGAAAACTATCCTGACGAACAGTTTCCGCGTTAAAGGATGGAGTGTTTAATGCGACACGACCAGTCTTACTTGTCTATTGTTTGGGCTTAAGTGTCGTGCACTTCCCTGAACTGGAAAAGCAATACTTGAATTGACATCACTCTCTTTACGCcggcaaaatacattttctcagAAGTATGCAAACTTCTTTTCTCCTAGGGTAGATTTATAACTTGAAATACTACACTTTCCTACATGGATTTCAAAATGTTCTGACTTTGGAGAggcactgtttaagtgactagtTCCAATAGTGTGAAAGTTCAAAACTGCaacttaagcttcttgtgcaggccatatttaacattattttcatcattgTGCCAGAAAAGTGGCAGTTAGCCCACAGGCTACAGCTTGGACAGCCCTGCCTTAATTTATAGACAGACGGCAGTAGACGTCAAATCTATTTGGAATGGAGGGCTggcaatgaatgaacaaatgttcctTTCCTGGAAATGTCAGTGTAGCTGATTGAAGGCACCATACAGAATAAATGTCATCTGAGGTGTCGGGTTTACTTGTCAGGGACAGGCAATAGTAGCAAAGAAAACCTGGCAAAcccaaaaaatacatcaaaattcTTAACTTACGTTCAGAAATGAGTCACATCATgaagtcattggctgctattgaagcAGGTCGATGTCCAAACCGTTGGACTGGGAGATGCTGGCAGCCATTATAGCCTGTAAATCGTCCAGGATTCAATCCAAGTGGAAATCTGGAATGGAAGTTGGAGAAAATGCTCCATAATGAGGATTCAATTTGCAAAGATAATTGGCAACAGGATTGATTTGATGTGTATCGCTGTCATACGCTGCCACTCTTCCccatcaaatggattgaacaacCAAAATGTGTAGTCTTTCCATAGTAAGATCCTATTatacgtgttttttttcagagggtggggacggattatttgtttttagttattttatatgggaaaatttgatttgagataagagtacatacgagctcggtcctggaacgcattaagctcatatctcaagatattaCTGTACTCCAAAAATCGTCGTATCGGCCACTAGCTGAGGTTGACTTTTTCCAATGTTACTAAATCTATTTTTTGCAGCAGAAGATATGGCAGTAAGGCAGAGAATCTTCAACTCCACCGCCCCGTTTTGCGGGTCAACGCTGTCCGACCTGAAGGCTTCGTACCCGAAATGCGTGGCGGCGGAGAAAGGGACGCAGCCGCAGCAGCAGCACCACCAGCTCCAACAGAAGCAGCAACACCCtggggaagaagaggaggaggaagagcaaTGGAAAAGCTCCAAAGTGGACTACATTGCTCGTCTGAGCCCTCTTTTGAACAAAGTGCTGACTCAGGGCACGGCCGAGCAAGTGGGCCAAACGCCGCTGAAGAGCTCCCCCTTCGTCGCGCAGGCCGAATGTAATCGCCGCCGTTTTATCGTCGCCGAGCGTTCGATAGTACGATGACCTGACCGTGAGTTCCTCCAGGTGAAAGCCAGGATTCCCAGGAGTTTAGCCCGTCCTGCTTCGAACGTTCCTACGTTCCCTCCTCTGCCAGGTACGAGTTAGGCCTCAGAAGTCACACGGCGGCCGGGTTTGAATCCCCGCTTTTGGTTTCAGTCTGCAGCCGGAGCACAACAACGTGGCGTGTCCGACCACGGCCTCCGTCCGTGGCGCCGCCCCGCTCGGCCTGAGGAAAAAGCCACGCAAAAGGGTCAAGCGCAAAGGCCGGAAAAAAGTCACctgggaggagaagaagaaagaggGGGCGGAGCAACGTAGCAGATGTCGGACGGCGACAGGAGTGTCTTCTGGAGTTCCTGAGCAGGAGAGCGGCAGCTCCCTGTTGCATATTCGGGTAAGCACAAGCCCGAATTCAAATCCCAATCACCTGATTTTGATACCTGGGCAATTTATTATGGAGAAAAAAGCATGTGAATAGGAGAAATATTTGCATATTTCAAATAATATCACTCTTACATATTATTATCTTGCATAGCTAGCATAATGTACTCCTACCGTTAGCTGTTTCCGCCAATGTGGTGACTCTGCAAAGTAGATATTTTATATTACCTCCTGcctcattatttatttagattCCTTTAAAGTTCAAAAGTCAATGAATACATCTTAAAACCACACATTTTTATCAGGGCCAATTTCCTGATTGGTTCGTGGGACATCCCTAAGCATAATTGGATCAAATAGTCATGATACTCCATTCGCTACCTGCTTTCTCAGTCCATATGGATTGGGCGCCTccattttagaaatataaaCTGTAGTTTTCGTTagctaactaccacagcacataatCTGTATATTATATTGGTAAACTGcaataatgatattttttttcctgatgcaGCATCATTTACCGGGAGGAGGACGGCGGCCCCTCAGTCCCTCGTGCTGCGGTAGTTTGGAAGAGGGGGGCGTGACGCCCCCTCTCTACGGCACCCGGGCGTACGACGCGCCGGCCTGGCCCGCGGCGTTCGCGGCCGGCCCGTGCGGCTTTCGCTCCTACGCGGCGGACAGCGACTCGCTCAGCAGCGCCGGCGACTGCTCGCTGGCGCTCATCGGGTTGCGGGGGAGCGTCAGCCAAGGCGACCCGTGCTACGCCGGGCCCCTCTTCAAAGAGGTGCAGCGCGCCGcctgggaggaggaggacgcAGACGAGTGGCGGTCCCACCAGTCCGTCCGCAACGAGGGGATCATTTTTTATAATCAAGTGAGCTCTTTTACCGTTTGTGGACGAGCGGGTTGCGATGACGTTGACCGAGTTGCCTTTTCCCACCACAGAATTTCCAGCCCGTCGATTCCGAGTATAAAGAAGGGAGGGAGTTTGTCCTGTCCCAGTTTATCAAAGACGGCTCCTACGGCCAAGTCCACAGCGCTCGAGATGTCAACACGGGCTTCAAGTTTGCTGTGAAAAAGGTAACAAGAAATCTTATCAGTGTCCAAAAAGAACTGTTTCTGATGTCTAAGTAGGACATTTCATTTCAATGCCAGGCAACATGTTGATTTTCAGTCATTTTAGGGTTTTCACAGTGACTTCTTGTTTTGAGTCCAATACCTTTTAGGTCATTCCAAGGTCATTTTCTGGGTAAATTTCTGTTCTTTTGGTTTTGACTCACTTTTTGATGATTTTGAGTTATTCTGGATCACATTTGAGTAACTGCCTGTTCATTTTGGAACCATTTGAAGAAAGTTTATTTTGTCAGAAATAACAACCGTTCATTTTTAGAGCAGACTTTGTTCGCCTAACAATTTCAATGGAAGCCTATAAGTTCAATTATTAGTTGCTATTGatggcgataaacgtccaatccctttgattttttttcttcctcgagATCGCCCTGAAGAGGTTCAACAGCGAGGAGGCCAGCACGTGGAGTGCCCTCCGATCCCCTCGCATTTTGGAGCTCTTTGGAATTATTCGAGACGGGccttacgttttttttctcatggacCACAAATCTGGTAAGCGCTTCTCCAACTCTTCTGGCAATAATTTGCCCCGCCAAAGCGATGGGAAATAAAACGGCGTTTCTTTCCAGGGTCACTGGGTCAGCTGATAATGCGGCGCGGGCGGCTGCCGGAGGACCGGAGCCTCTACTACCTGTTGCAAGTGGCAACGGCGTTGGAGTACCTGGCCAAGAAGAGAGTGGTACATCTCGATGTTAAAGGTATAGGGCTACCGCAAACGATCTTTCGGTGCTCAGCTAACCGCTAATTAATTTTGCGCCAAGTCGGTTTATAGGGCTGAGCAACGGTTACTCGTTTTAATCAAGTGCAATTCATCGcatacagctctggggtcctgtgtggagtttacatgttctccccgggcctgcatgggtttgctccgggtactccgttttcctcccacattccaaagacatgcatgctatgctgattggacactctaaattgcccctaggtatgagtgtgagagtgaatggttgtccatctcctcgtgccctgctattggctggccaccaattcagggtgtccgctgcctctggcccaaagtctgctgggataggctacagcacccccgccaccctagtgaggacaaagcggttcagaaaatgaatgacttaatTAATGTGCGTTAACCaatcatgttgttgtttttatgtttcagCTGTAGgttgaaatgagtttgtcaaatgtagtcgtccaatctatttaaacagggagggttggcaggAAATTAATGACAGCTGCTGGTTTGGGGAATTTCCACACAGTGACTCAGCCACTGCTTAGAACCCAAAGGGCAAAAAAAGTGCTAGATCCgtgattttaactcattggctgtcattgacggcgctagatgtccaatccatttgaaatgtgtgGGCCTGGAAGccaataaatgaatgtttaaaattaatactAGGGAGATACTATATCATATGATAAGAATTAAAGTAGGAATCAAATTCTTTCTTTTCCACTGTATGACCGGCTAGAAGTCTTTTTTGTTCTCTCCTTCCCCCTATCTTTTTTTGTCGCTGTGCAGCTGCTCTGTTTCCAATTAAACACCGCTGCAAGTATGCACAAGTCATGGAAGTCATCCAACTTCCATCtccccaatccaatccaatcccccccccccctacttTGTCCCTCAGCCGACAACGTGTTGCTGTCCGAGGACGGCGGAGAGTCCTTCCTGTGCGACTTTGGCCACGCCGAGAGATTGGACATTTTCGGGCAGAGTCTCACCCAGTCCCGAGGTACGGGGAAGGCTGAATCGGGGTCAGTTGCTTCATTTCTCGTCCACTGACCTTTTCGCCAAACGCAGAGCTGAAAGGTACCGAGACGCACATGGCCCCCGAGATGGTGAGGGGTGAACCCCGTGGAGCCAGAGCAGATGTGTGGAGCAGCTGCTGCATGTTACTGCACATGCTGAACGGGTGTCAACCTTGGACGAGATATTATACCTGTAGACTCTTCCTCAAGGTAACATGGCGTCCGACGTACAAACATAATCGTGTTGCAGTTTTGCCAATGTTTTTTTgaccgatttttttttcaatgtttcttCAATTTGATGTCAAGTCTGCCACTCGTTTTAAGTCCACGGTCAATGCCAATCTAACGCTTTAGCACATTAGCTTAGCTCCTGTGCTAATCACTTATGCTAGCAGAGGGTTCAAGTCCGCTAGCCTGTTTTTTCCAATTTTGCCGGATCGGGATGCAACTCTAAAACATACCAACAATCCGTAGTCAAGGTGACGCCATCGGTGATTTTACGTCGTCAACAGATCGCCAACGAGCCGCCGCCGCTCCGAGAGATACCGCCGGACTGTGGGCCGCTGACAACGCGGGTGATCCAGGCGGGACTGCGGAAGGATCCCAACGAGAGAGCGTCAGCCAGTGAAATAAAGGAACGAGTGGCCATAGCGTTCCATCAAGGTGcctattttcatatttatttgttttaaatctagTAGTCCAAAAATGACTGTCATTCAAATGAACATTCTGGAGCTGCAGTTTTAATTGATTAATCTCTCAATTAATAAATTCGATTAATTGGGCAATCAGAAAACAAACATTGAATACGTTGCATTTGAGaagtgtaaacattttttttatctgcacAGCCATTGGTGCCAAGATTATACTTTCAAAAGAGCATTAAATACCAATGCAAAATGAAATAGTTATCTTAATATTATATTGTGATGAAGAACaaccaacatatttttttcacatttctttaCATATTCATTAATTAGTTAAATGTGTAAAGTTAGTATTTACATTTAATACTGTTTGAACCTATTCTTGTTGAAATGTGcgtttttaaacaaagaaaatattcatACTGTATGTCAAAAGTGAGCACATTAGCGGCACATTTCACCTTGATTAGTACATAAACAGTCTTTGCTAGCATAGTGATTAGCCACTCGCGACTAGCGCTAGCATGGTGCTAATCGCTAATTACCATAATACTTGCAGAAAAACGATAGTATAACCTCCACAATCAAATACAACACTTTaagaattctgttttttttatatgaattttCGAACACGACTTAGTTTCACAAAATTAAAAGCATTAAGGCTTAATCTATAACATGCTGACTCACCTCAAACTCTTCAATCCCTTGCTTACTGGAGCTCAGGAGAAGATTTTATCTCGACGACCACAGCTCGTGGACGTCGAGATAAAATGTatagacattgttttaaatgatttttacgATATCATTCTTACCAGAAGCTTGTTTGGCTCATTCACGGTGCTCACTCACGAGTCAATGTGACCATGGTAAACGAGAGCTGTGTCATATTCTTTGCCACCAGAGGGCATAGTTTCCCCCGACTCAAAAAACCTAAATACGACTCCATTCCAATGCCACTCTAATTGATATAATCACCGAAGCAACAAAACTGAAAAGTGTTGCTTTCTAACCCAAATCCTTAGTAATTACTGCATTGGAACATCATTCATTCACTAACCCCCCTTCTACTTGGAATGGATTAGACGCACACTAATGATAAACATTCATTTCGGTCTAACAAGAACCACGCGATTCAACGGTtatcaacgtcaatggcagtgaacctAACCTTTGCTTACAGTTGGCGGACTCAGAAGCCCATGGAGCACACCGTACACAGAGCCCCTCTTTTTGGTCAACCAACCTCCTGACCCCCCGCCAGCGAAGAGCCAAGAATACGAGGAGACTGAAGACGACAGGCTGGCAATCGCACGGGAGAACGACAGCCGTGAAGACGAGGACGACGTCCGGGAACCGGGAACCCTTTTGGACATAGAGCACCCGAAAAAGATCGGCGACGTCGTCCCGGAACTGGAGTTGCGTAAACTGGAGCGAGGTGAGCCCTCCGTCCGCTTTTTAGGTTCATCTACGCACTTTAAACgctttcatgttttttgtttttgctttttgtggGATTGCGGGGAGCAGATTTCTACCTGAGCAGTCTTTCCCAGCTTCATTCTGCCGAAATCCAGGAGCAACTCTTGTCCTGTCTCAGCAGCGACACGTACTCCAACTGGGATCCCTGGGACAAAAAGGTGACTGTCACTGCCATTAATGGGGATAGATGTCAAatgcatgtatttatttttaataatcagaaatagtcacttgccctatagaGTTTTATACTTTGCGCTGCCCACCTTCAGGACTCGGGCCGCTGGTCGCTAAACCCCGGCGACGACTGCAGCTCGGGCGTCTGCTCCGACATGGGCCAGCTGGACGGGCAGCAGAACGTCAGTCTGGATCTTGTGGGCCACTCGCCGCCTCAACCCTGCTGCTTCCAAGGTAGACCTCCCAAAGTCCACATCTCCCGTTTTTCCtttctgttttttccctttGGCTCACCTGGATTTTTTCTTCTGCCACTTTGTTTCTCTCTTTCCATCCAATGGACTCTTAGATATTCAAAAACAAACGGTAGCATGTCACCCGGGCTCGGGGGTGGACGTCTGCATTCGAGACTTCAACGGGAAAAGCATCCACATCCGAGAAACGCGGCGGGTGAAGGTGGGCCACATCGCCACTGGCATCAGCGATCAGGTGAGAGCTTCCTTTCGCTAACTTGTTAAGGTGTCATTACACTCTGGGGCGGAGCTATAGGGTGGGGATTTGGGGGGGTCCAGAGCCTCCTGTTTGGAGAGGGGGTTAAAAATTCAAAAACTAGCTAAAGAAGTGGCTTTAGAATCTTAGCAATAGCTTGCACGTGATGCTAATGTAATTAGCATACAAATGTCGTTTATGAAGTGTGTCACTTGTCCACTTTTTTAGATCTCTGAGAGAGTTTTCACCTTGGAGATTCAACCGGGCCAAACGGTGGCTCACAACGTGGAGGTGCAAGAGTCGGGACTGAAGCTCCGCTGCGTCCCGGCTCCAGACTTTTCCGTCTCTTGGAGGTGGCGGATCCGGGACGGAGTGCTAGAAAccagatgaggaaaaaaatccagttttgtCCCTCCATTATTGATctgtcatttctttttaaaaaggtactTCAGAGCATGAATTACATTCAACAGGGAACCTTTCTTATATTATgtagaaatggatttgacatctacAAGTGATAAACTTCGACTTGCATTAACCATTCCAACGCtttttacattctttttttgctgtcattttCCTGTGTGAAGTACTATGGGACTTAATCTGCAAAGAACAGTATAGAACTATTTTACTCGACTTATAAtgcaacaaagaaaaacaaaacaagagttAAATGTTTAATACCCAGATTACAAGATTCAAAGTAACAAACTCATTTCAAAGTGaatttttttgcccaaaaaggCTTGACTTCAAACTTTTACAAATGTCATAGAAAAAACTGAACAGTTCatcgtaaaaaaaaagaaacaaaatcaaGGCACTcacaaacaaatgatttttttttttctctgaaaaccAAATTTTGAACTACTCCCATAGAAATAATACAGTACTGTACTTTATAAAGACACCCAAGTCTATTACAAATGCTGGTCAAGTGTGACTAAACATGAACTATTTGGCCTCCACGTGGAAAGAGAAAAGCTCTTTTAACCTTGTCAGTTGTCCACATATTGCTTTGCATACAGGAGTCAAAAAGATGACCGaaataggcttttttttcttttcatattcCTGAAAATGTGATTGTAAAGTACAGCGAGAGGCCAATAAATTGATTGCACATTGACAAATAGTAGTTGAATTCTCAATGAAATGAAACAGGGGGGGCTCATCCTCCAAATGAAAAAGAATTCATAATCCATACCACGAGGGTCTGAAGTGGTCagtagaaaacaaaaatacagtgactttttttccttatctgtcccataaaagtaaaaaataaattacttaAAACCCATTCCCTCACTCCAGAGTGGTCGCCCCGCCCACCTCCGCGCAGCCTTTTAGTGCACATGGCTGAGAAAACAcagggagagagaaagtgagagagagagagagagagagggtgctACGACAGCGCCGCGGtccttagaaaaaaaagttcgaGTCTCATGCAAGTCCTTTGTTCTCCTCGGCCTCCTTTCCACCCGTGGGCGCACCGCTCACATTTTACGAACCACTATGGCGAAGGTGATGACCCCGGCAATGATCACGCCCACCATTTGCCATCCGGGAGTACCAAAGTAGGAGCGCATACCCtcctggaatggaaaaacaaattgGAATCCAAATGAAGCAATTGGACGTAAAAGTGGAGATTTTCCCCGTGTCCTTACCCAGCCCCCTTGCTCCCTGATCCAATGGAGAAGGTGCTCACGGAGGTAGCCGATGGTCCAGTCGATAATAGTTTTGATGATGTCGGGTAGACTGGTCAGGAGAGCCTGCGCACAAAATGGAGGCTATTTCAGACCTTGGCCAGTAA is part of the Stigmatopora argus isolate UIUO_Sarg chromosome 14, RoL_Sarg_1.0, whole genome shotgun sequence genome and encodes:
- the map3k14a gene encoding mitogen-activated protein kinase kinase kinase 14, with the protein product MAVRQRIFNSTAPFCGSTLSDLKASYPKCVAAEKGTQPQQQHHQLQQKQQHPGEEEEEEEQWKSSKVDYIARLSPLLNKVLTQGTAEQVGQTPLKSSPFVAQAECESQDSQEFSPSCFERSYVPSSASLQPEHNNVACPTTASVRGAAPLGLRKKPRKRVKRKGRKKVTWEEKKKEGAEQRSRCRTATGVSSGVPEQESGSSLLHIRHHLPGGGRRPLSPSCCGSLEEGGVTPPLYGTRAYDAPAWPAAFAAGPCGFRSYAADSDSLSSAGDCSLALIGLRGSVSQGDPCYAGPLFKEVQRAAWEEEDADEWRSHQSVRNEGIIFYNQNFQPVDSEYKEGREFVLSQFIKDGSYGQVHSARDVNTGFKFAVKKIALKRFNSEEASTWSALRSPRILELFGIIRDGPYVFFLMDHKSGSLGQLIMRRGRLPEDRSLYYLLQVATALEYLAKKRVVHLDVKADNVLLSEDGGESFLCDFGHAERLDIFGQSLTQSRELKGTETHMAPEMVRGEPRGARADVWSSCCMLLHMLNGCQPWTRYYTCRLFLKIANEPPPLREIPPDCGPLTTRVIQAGLRKDPNERASASEIKERVAIAFHQVGGLRSPWSTPYTEPLFLVNQPPDPPPAKSQEYEETEDDRLAIARENDSREDEDDVREPGTLLDIEHPKKIGDVVPELELRKLERDFYLSSLSQLHSAEIQEQLLSCLSSDTYSNWDPWDKKDSGRWSLNPGDDCSSGVCSDMGQLDGQQNVSLDLVGHSPPQPCCFQDIQKQTVACHPGSGVDVCIRDFNGKSIHIRETRRVKVGHIATGISDQISERVFTLEIQPGQTVAHNVEVQESGLKLRCVPAPDFSVSWRWRIRDGVLETR